A single region of the Gracilibacillus caseinilyticus genome encodes:
- a CDS encoding ABC transporter permease: MLISIFSAVESGIIYALMALGVYLSFRILDFPDLTVDGSFVTGGAVAAISIVNGVPPVIATFYAVLAGFAAGAVTGILNTKGKINPLLSGILMMIALYSINLRIMGKPNVALLNEPTIFNQLEGFWGSLGIDQALNDILTSMGADRVPGTWVVLILMIFITIAIKLLTDYFLKTDVGLALRATGDNEKMIRSFSANTDNLTIVGLGISNALVALAGALIAQYGGFSDVSMGIGMIVIGLASVIIGEALIGTKTMARTTLAVICGAIVYRIVLTLALKVEFLETGDTKLITAVIVIAALIAPKIIASQKEASRKRRKRAMLASGEGANNA; encoded by the coding sequence ATGTTAATTTCCATTTTCAGCGCAGTTGAATCAGGCATAATATATGCGCTGATGGCACTTGGTGTTTATCTTTCATTTCGTATTTTAGATTTCCCAGATTTAACGGTAGACGGCAGTTTTGTAACAGGAGGAGCAGTTGCAGCAATATCGATTGTGAACGGAGTACCTCCAGTAATCGCGACTTTTTATGCAGTATTAGCAGGCTTTGCGGCTGGAGCTGTTACAGGAATTTTGAATACGAAAGGAAAGATTAATCCTTTATTATCAGGTATATTAATGATGATCGCACTCTATTCTATTAATTTGCGAATCATGGGTAAGCCTAATGTCGCGTTATTGAATGAACCGACAATATTTAATCAGTTAGAAGGTTTCTGGGGAAGTTTAGGAATTGACCAGGCATTGAATGACATATTAACTTCTATGGGAGCGGACAGAGTTCCTGGTACTTGGGTTGTTCTTATATTAATGATTTTTATTACGATTGCGATTAAACTCCTGACTGATTATTTCTTGAAAACAGACGTGGGTCTTGCACTAAGAGCTACTGGTGATAACGAAAAAATGATTCGTAGTTTTTCAGCGAACACAGATAACTTGACCATCGTTGGTTTAGGAATTTCGAATGCTTTAGTTGCTTTAGCAGGTGCACTTATTGCTCAATATGGTGGGTTCTCTGATGTAAGTATGGGAATCGGAATGATAGTAATAGGTCTCGCCTCTGTCATTATTGGGGAAGCACTAATTGGAACTAAGACGATGGCGAGAACTACTTTAGCGGTTATTTGTGGTGCAATTGTTTATCGAATCGTATTGACATTGGCATTAAAAGTAGAATTTCTGGAAACAGGTGACACGAAATTAATAACAGCAGTCATTGTTATCGCCGCTCTCATCGCACCTAAAATCATCGCATCCCAAAAAGAAGCGAGTCGAAAAAGACGAAAAAGGGCAATGCTGGCCAGTGGAGAGGGGGCTAACAATGCTTAG
- a CDS encoding ABC transporter substrate-binding protein, which produces MKKNLLFLLLIAFFSVLVLAACGTSDEETNGSGGSEDAEQTSDETEGEATKDGVYQIGATQIVEHPSLDAAYDGFQAAIEEAGLNVEYDFQSAQGDQNNTATIANNFVADGVDLIFANSTPSAQSALQATSDIPILFTSVTDAVEGGLVESLDQPGENITGVLDLHPDAIKNTVNFINQYFEGSTVGLIYNAGEANSVAQIEAVNAAVEGTSLSTVEATVSNSSEVQQATTSLVGNADIFYVITDNTVVSALETVVNVAEDQSIPLVVGEPDSVKRGGFATYGIDYYTIGYRTGEMAVEILTGEKTTADIPVEVPPSMQLFINKEAAEAQGVEWNSNWDAEAELLETEESE; this is translated from the coding sequence ATGAAGAAGAACTTATTATTTTTATTATTAATAGCTTTCTTCAGTGTTCTTGTTTTGGCAGCATGTGGAACAAGTGATGAGGAAACGAATGGATCGGGTGGCAGTGAAGACGCCGAACAAACATCTGACGAAACAGAAGGTGAAGCAACTAAAGATGGAGTTTATCAAATTGGTGCTACTCAAATCGTCGAGCATCCTTCATTAGATGCAGCATATGACGGATTTCAGGCAGCGATTGAAGAAGCGGGGTTGAATGTTGAATATGATTTCCAATCAGCACAGGGGGATCAAAATAACACTGCTACTATTGCTAATAACTTTGTGGCAGACGGAGTTGATTTGATCTTTGCTAATTCAACGCCAAGTGCGCAAAGTGCATTACAGGCGACTAGTGATATTCCAATTCTTTTTACTTCTGTAACGGATGCTGTAGAAGGCGGATTAGTAGAATCATTGGATCAACCTGGTGAAAATATTACAGGAGTACTAGATTTACACCCTGATGCAATCAAAAATACCGTTAATTTTATCAATCAATATTTTGAAGGATCGACTGTTGGATTGATTTATAATGCTGGTGAAGCAAATTCTGTCGCTCAAATTGAAGCAGTAAATGCAGCGGTGGAAGGTACTTCACTATCAACTGTAGAGGCAACTGTTTCTAATTCATCTGAAGTACAGCAAGCTACGACTTCATTAGTAGGTAATGCAGATATATTTTATGTGATTACCGATAATACAGTAGTATCCGCTCTTGAAACAGTAGTAAATGTGGCGGAAGATCAAAGTATTCCATTAGTAGTCGGAGAACCAGATTCCGTGAAACGTGGCGGATTTGCTACATACGGTATCGATTATTACACCATCGGGTACCGTACTGGAGAGATGGCAGTGGAGATCTTAACAGGTGAAAAAACAACAGCGGATATTCCTGTTGAAGTACCACCTAGTATGCAACTTTTTATTAATAAAGAAGCTGCAGAAGCACAAGGCGTGGAATGGAATAGTAATTGGGACGCGGAAGCAGAATTGTTAGAAACAGAAGAATCAGAATAA